One Archocentrus centrarchus isolate MPI-CPG fArcCen1 chromosome 14, fArcCen1, whole genome shotgun sequence DNA window includes the following coding sequences:
- the LOC115791459 gene encoding uncharacterized protein LOC115791459 — MACARRQDSHIAMYCPNCGKELVELSPNFCSNCGKRIQEICVGSTPQPSTRQTIPPCPTPAFSTFLEYQQKKNEERQKYSVGRKGLKHKEKIKVRINVGLMVIQKGGLRPQRGKNISLTTDPDISATTLLSQAVKKMKDFNKDIKDGPFLLLYPDGTEVINIPGTQRPFTLGAYKAEVGKPYQRITVFICLKRDFEEVGNLSDLSDSDPEIVIKKSSEFDLADTLPWEPLDESSPLQQVAETEDDVGDLVLSNEVQQDIDLDNRKDPGTRECLTVQSSCYRNYTNLFEPILIDDEDDVEDLTHDKEKELPTEEPVKTNVQAHEIIAHLALAIDRKKVSRFNICRSDVWDGAVRGFQRSTYSDSNDMFIKFNDDAGCFEEGLDTGGPRREFLTLLMSHLRNRPIFDGPPENRYLVCNSRAAREDEYFLAGKMIAVSIVHGGPAPHFLSKNLVNHMIGNPSFSATVEDVQDEEIGKVLQQVLEAESEESLQNVILQNSTMFQTAGCLRSVKTCEKQAFVEEYLRWY, encoded by the exons ATGGCGTGCGCTCGGCGGCAAGACAGTCATATCGCTATGTATTGTCCTAACTGCGGGAAAGAGCTGGTTGAGCTGTCACCAAACTTTTGCAGCAACTGTGGCAAGAGGATTCAAGAAATATGTGTCGGAAGTACTCCACAGCCTTCAA CACGACAGACTATTCCACCCTGCCCGACTCCAGCCTTCAGCACCTTCCTAGAAtatcaacaaaagaaaaacgaGGAGCGGCAAAAGTATTCTGTAGGGAGAAAGGGGTTAAAGcacaaggaaaaaataaaagttcgg ATAAATGTTGGCTTGATGGTCATTCAGAAGGGTGGTCTAAGGCCACAACGTGGAAAAAATATTTCCCTTACAACAGACCCAGACATCTCTGCCACAACTCTGCTTAGTCAggctgttaaaaaaatgaaggacttcaacaaagatataaaagatgggcCTTTCCTTCTTCTGTATCCAGATGGGACAGAGGTTATTAATATCCCTGGGACACAAAGACCTTTTACCCTTGGTGCTTATAAGGCTGAAGTTGGCAAGCCATATCAAAGGATTACTGTTTTCATCTGCTTGAAAAGGGACTTTGAAGAAG TTGGAAATTTGTCAGACTTGTCTGACTCTGACCCAGAGATTGTTATTAAAAAATCCTCAGAGTTTGATCTTGCTGATACACTG CCATGGGAACCTCTGGATGAAAGCAGTCCTTTACAACAAGTGGCAGAAACAGA GGATGATGTTGGGGATCTAGTGCTTTCAAATGAAGTACAACAG gatATAGATTTGGATAACAGAAAAGATCCAGGCACCCGTGAATGTCTCACTGTCCAGAGCTCCTGTTACAG AAACTACACCAACCTGTTTGAACCCATTCTGATTGACGACGAAGACGATGTTGAAGATCTTACTCATGACAAAGAGAAAGAGCTGCCTACAGAAGAGCCTGT aaaaacaaatgtgcagGCACATGAAATTATTGCACATCTGGCACTGGCAATTGACCGCAAGAAGGTCAGCAGGTTCAATATATGTCGGTCAGATGTATGGGATGGAGCTGTTCGCGGATTTCAACGCAGCACGTACTCTGACAGCAATGACATGTTCATCAAGTTTAATGACGATGCTGGCTGCTTTGAAGAAGGGTTGGATACAGGCGGCCCAAGGCGTGAATTCCTTACACTTCTCATGAGCCATCTGAGAAATCGCCCCATCTTCGATGGACCCCCAGAAAACCGTTATCTTGTCTGCAATTCAAGAG CTGCCAGGGAAGATGAGTATTTTTTAGCAGGAAAGATGATTGCTGTATCCATTGTACACGGGGGACCAGCACCACATTTTCTCTCAAAGAACCTGGTCAACCACATGATAGGGAATCCAAGTTTCAGCGCAACTGTAGAAGATGTGCAAGATGAGGAGATAGGGAAAGTTCTGCAGCAG GTCCTGGAAGCAGAATCAGAGGAATCTctgcaaaatgtaattttgcaaAACAGTACCATGTTCCAAACTGCTGGATGCCTCAGAAGTGTGAAGACATGTGAGAAGCAAGCTTTTGTGGAGGAGTATCTCAGATGGTACTGA